The window CTTGTTTCTAGCAGGCTTCTCCATGGAAAGCTTTTGACAAagttgttgaaaattttaagaaggGACGATCAGTAGAAGATATATTGCGACAGcaaattgaaaacaaagacTTCTATGATGGTGGAGATGGTGGAAGAACACCTCCAggtggtggcggtggcggtggcagCAGTGGGGGGGATAGCTCCAGTGAATCTGAGGGTCCTAGCATTTTAGGAATTCTGGAAGAAACAATGCATGTAGTTCTGGCGACCATTGGCCTTGTTTTAGTGGTAATGATCATTTTTTTAGCTAAGCTCTAGATGTGTAGCTACAACTTCACCGAAGGAGGCATACTATACGTATACTAGATTAGTAACCGCTGGATGGGTGATCCGGGAACAGCAACGGGAGAGGGCTCGTAGCCCCCCCTCTCCCTCTTCCTCACGCCTATTTGTTCTCCCGGCCTCGGGCGGAACtcctcttttttaataaaaagatgaatgGATAGGGCCATGATACATTCCGGAATATTTTAGTAAAGGAATAGACTCTTTTCGTCCCCGCCTGCCTGAGGACTTATGTGTATGTTTTGGAATAGGGATGTTCGCCTTTTGTAACAAGTAGACNTGTCCTCTCTTCTTAGTCAAGCTAGAGAAATTGCTATATCTTCTTCCATAGCTCttaaaggaaaaagatttTGTACAACAAACTATTGGCCTTTTTAGACTTGGCTTGAGTGTTGTAGCTTTCCGTGGATGCAGGGTTATATTCTTCACCCTCATCATTCGGCCAGCTCGACACTAAAAATTGAAGGTTCAAACTCAGTCCAAGTCCACGTCCAATAGGCCTAACGCACTGTTTGCCCCGGAATGGGCTAGACTCAACCTTAAATAGCAAGCTCATGGCTCAAACCTTGGATTTGGGTTGAGCTTGGATCAAGCCTAGGCTAGACTTCGGGGCCCTTCATGAAGCGAAAATATTCTCGAGGAAAATCATGTTTGGATACATTAGTAATATCTTAGTTGTGGGGAAATCTTAGGAACATTTGAATTGTGGGTTGTGTACTTACAAGTTAAGTTACAAAGCTTCACTTATGTTTTATTGTTTGAATGTTTGTTTGGGCAGTACATTTACATCATTGAAGGGCAAGAGCTGGTTCTATTAGTGAAGGATTACATCAAATACCTCTTCGGAGCAGACCAGAGTGCCCGCTTGAAGAGCGCAATGTACAGTTGGGGAAAGTTTTACAAAAGACGCACTCGAAAGAAGCCGAAACCTGATGAATATTGGCTGGAGAAAGCTATTCTGAACACCCCAACATGGTGGGATCATCCTGATAAGTACAGGTACGCCATAATGGAATATTTAGAATCTCAGGGTCAGCTAGAGAGTCCTGcatcatcaccatcatcaccatcgtcgtcgtcatcatcatcatcattatcataTGACGATGAGGAATATGAGGAGTCAAATTCTGATGATGAACAATTCTGATTCCATTTGCTTTTAAACcaacctttttgtttttgcttacAACTTTGTTTTCTGAAATGCTAAATTAGATATGTTATGGGTTCTTGGTGTAATGATATACAACAGAACATGGATCTGCTTGGTCACTTTTTCACCACTCTTTAAACTGTTCTTGGTTATCTGATCTCGAAATGTTTCTGGGTGCTTGGAAGTAGATTAGTAAGAAAACGTGAAATTTAGTCGTGACGatcattttaaagatgtgTGGAGTTAGACCTGTGATAACGGTGTAAATGGTTCGATTTGGTTTGATTCAAACTTTGGCCGAAGTTGATAAGAAACCAAAAAAGTAAACCGATATGGTTGAATTCAGTAAAATACTAAATTGTCGAGTGTATTTGTTGACTAGTATTTGCATCCGGTTTCAAAGTGTGAAACATCGCAAGAGAATGAATGCAAAAGTCTCTAACTAGAGTTGATTAGGGTCACATTTTACTTGTAGTATTGTTATTTTGAAATACTTAGCTTTACATTGTTATTTTCGCCTTTGATTATGGTCGTCTTCCTTCTAAACGTGTTTTTAGGTATTCATGGCATTTAGAAACCCTCTTATGTCATCGGACGTTGggccattttcaatcttaaGTTCGTCGTCTAAGCATTAAATCTAAGTTCAACcgactttctttttcaattcttagatgaaattaaaacGTTTCATTAGATGAAAAGAGCAACATGGTAATTTCACACCTCAAAAGTTCTCGTTGATGATCATTGTTGTCAAGGATGACATAGTCGTAAATATGTTGTAAagtttttgttgtgtcgtaAACCAACAAAAACCCTTTGAGCAGGTATCCATACAAGCATATGATGTGTAAGTGTGAATAGAGGCTCGTTGATCTCTCCTATTTGAATGAACTCTAAGTTTCTTAGGGGTGTTTGTacgtaattttaaaattgttaacgTTTATTTTCGTTGATTTTGaatgaataaacaaaaaaatatacctAATTAAGCTATTTAAAGatcatatttttagaaaatttctCGTTCATGTATATTTTAGGAGAGTCTATAAACCAATATATTGGCACTATTTGTGTAAAAAATTGtgttagagaaaaaaaaaaagaaaaaaaaattcttcaattaTGCCTAATCATGTATTTATCTCATGATTAAAGgctatgttttaaaataattttgaatgaccattttaaaatcacttcaaaattattcaacCTGTTCATATGAATGGGACTCAGCACTTACatgttaagaaaaaaaatatagtcaGTCATTATTCTTACATGAATGagacaaataaaatattttggtaGTAAAACTAAATTCAACCTACAAAATATCTGGGGAGGAAATGTTCGGGTATGATTCAAACACGTTTATCTTTCGGGTAGTTAACATAAGAATATTACGCCTCTAAGTAGCCCAAAACCTTGACAAAACTTCTGTAGCAAGGGTTGGGAATTCTATGTTCTCCATGAATGTACCAAAAAGTAATGAATTTACCAAAAAGTAATTCATCATTTAAGAAGAATGTTGAATGTATATTGAAAGTATGGCAGTAGCTGAAGAGTCCCACTTCTGCTTGCAAATGGATTTacaaataaggaatacatcttcattggaaTAGGCATttaggccttttggggaaaccataagcaaaaccacgagagcttattttcagagtggacaatatcgtaccattgtggaaagtcgtgattcctaacatagtatcagagtcatacccttACTTAgacatgtcaatagaattctcgaATGTCAAaagtatagtcaaaagtgactcaagtgtcgaacaaattatatactttgttcgagggctctaaagaaggagtcgagcctcgagtaaggggaggctgtttgaggTCTCTaaggtatactttgttcgagagaacgattgttgaggattgttggaagagaagtcccacattggctaattaaggggttgatcatgggtttataaataaggaacaTATCTCCATTCggatgaggccttttggagaagctaaaagcaaaaccatgaaagtttatgctcaaagtagacaatatcatgtcGAGAATCATAACAACTGGTTCCCACACAACTGGGAGTTGTTCCCAAGTGAATCACAGACCGTTTCAACCTCGCAATTACACTATCTAAGCAAAGTATAACTTCAAGGACGAGAGATGCACAACTTCTAGACAATTCCACAGCAAAATCACAtgtatatttcaaatattttctaaggaaaaagaaaaggctaaACAAATGACAGAATCAAGTGTTTTTCAATTCCTGAAATTCCAAAAATTCTACCTCTCCCCTTCTTTCCTCTGCATTTTCCTAGAAATCAGGGGGAAGCATAACACTCATCAGGTCAAAGGATCGAAGTCATTGTGAAAACAAAAGCGTAACGAAGAAAAGGAAGTTACCCTAGTTTGAGAAACCTACAAAAGCAAGAGAACCTCCCCTCATACTTTCCTGGGTTTCTTCTTCGAATCCTTCTCTGCCTCTGGTGCCTTCTTCCTgtccttcctctctctctttttaagAGCAGTCATGTGGGCTTTAAGAATGGTTGAATAGGAAGCTTGAAATCTCAGGTGGTCTTTTGCTCCAACCTTGCCAGTTCAAGAGAAAATGTTACAAATGCTTCAGATTCaagaaagttaaaataaaacgatgttgaataaaaattaagcaataataaagataataaGATTTGAAGAATGTGAAACGGCGACATACtgaatgatgtttttttttaaaaaagaaaacaggtTATGCTTCTGTTTACCAAAAGgaatgaaacaaataaaattcaagCAAAAAGAACTAATTCATAAAGAAGGGAGAGGGTGAAGGGACTCGAATTCGTATATTACATCTTCAGTATTAAGGCAAGATGGCATAAACATCGATCTtgaatgtaaaagaaaaattgagggAGCATTAGTATGAAGTCTATTCCCTTCCTAAATGCCAGAATATACAttcaagttttaaaactatttctTCATTACTGATCGtgtctttaaaatatatgccATTGCATAAAAAAAGGCATAGACTAAATGTTAATTGGCATTGACAAGTGAACTGTGTCCGTCCTTGAGTAGAAGAATCTTTTTGATAATTGCCCCACTCCAGGATTGTATTGAGTAATAACACAAAATTAGAGTAAAgcataaataaagtaaaaaagaaacgaTGTCCAAACACAGCATCCTTCAATTCAATGGATAGCAGCTTTCAGCCAGagtaaatttagaatttactACAAAAACTTTGAATACCCAAGCAAAGATTTCAATtcaggaaaaataaataaataaaaagcctACAAGATGAGTCAATACTTACTGAAGTTGAAATTGTCTTCTTCCCATCAGTTGCACGGATGAGGCACCTGTACTCAATAGGTTGACCAGCAGTggtcattttatttctctGCACCTTGGACTTCAGTGACGCTACAACAATAAGAGATACAATATAGTTTGAAACTAATCAGATTCCTAAAGATTATCATAAAGATTCATTAAACTAATCAACAACCTGATATGCATACATCGTTTTAGAGTAACCCACACTGAACCCTTCTCGGTACTACGCTCAAACATGCTGGTAAGTTCATTGAGAAAAGGGTCTAGCTGCAGTAGaacctaaaacaaaagaaagggaaCTTAACAACATCATAATCAAACCAAATTATTCTTCTCTTCATGAAACATTTCATGCTAATAGTGCACATCTCAGAATTGAGATCAATAATTCCATAAGTTAAGTAATTTTGTATCGTCCAAGTATCAGAAACAAATAATGGTAATTATGTATATCTCATTATTTGGACTGATAAATGCCCATAAATCAATTCAATTTAAGTATTGTCTAAGTCAATGTAAGTACTGTCCAAATTCATTGAGACAAGGACTAAAGTTGATATAGCAATTGTGTCTTTCTATTATTGTTCAGCAGACAGTATACGGTCGTCAGCTTTCCATTTAACTAATTATCCAGCCCTCTGATGTTGCTTGTCATTTTCCGAGTTACCTACAGCCATTCTATCAATCCATAGTAATTTCAGATTTGAATGCTATACAAGTCTGTATACCGAACTGGTGAGGAAGCACCATGATCCTGATCTGTACACATGACTTCTAAGTAGAATCTGCAAGATGTTGGCAACAACTTTCCCATGTGCAGTGAATTTTTGGCAACTGAACTCAATTCCAATAGTACGTTCTCTCTTTGGAGGAAACTCATAAGTGAAGTCCTGCTGGAAATCTGACATCTTTTCCAGTAGTTGATGAAACAGATGCTTTCAGTAAAGAAAATCCAATCATAGAAAATCTGAAGGCCAATGAGACAAGGGGCAGATTCAGATAATCCCATTGAAATGGGATTAATTTAGCACCCTTCTTTACTGCATGCGCTCTCATAATGAGTTCTTTCTCGTAGTCTCCTCGCTTGAAAGGGGAgatttaacccaaaaaaaaaaaaaaaaaaaaagaNNNNNNNNNNNNNNNNNNNNNNNNNNNNNNNNNNNNNNNNNNNNNNNNNNNNNNNNNNNNNNNNNNNNNNNNNNNNNNNNNNNNNNNNNNNNNNNNNNNNNNNNNNNNNNNNNNaaaaaaaaaaaaaaaaaacagagaagggagaaaaaaacTCTAGTTGACCAAAAAAGTGGAGTTATTGCAAAAATCATTGTGTATCTACCATACCACCCAAAGAAAAACACTTTCTGTAAAGTACTCTAGGCACTCCAGTTGTAAATTGAATAAGATTCACCCAAAAGGTCTAAACTTGTCATTAAAGATTCTgttgtttctttcctttcatATGTGCAATAGGTGAGCTCTAGAGTCAAATTTCAGTAAGGTCGAATGCAGCAGAAGGTTTTGAAACCCCGAAACAGAAACTTCCTGAATTTGGTTTGCTATGGTGGGTGCATAAAAATAGTGGGATCCCTTCTCTTTTGACGAAAGAATTTGTATTATTCAGTGATAATCAATGCCAAAGGGTTGATCTGGCTTTTCAACTCATTGATGGCTAGTTTCTCTATCAAACGAAGTTAGAAAACATTGGGGAACCTATTATGATGCTTAGGAGACATATCCCAACATCAGGACTTGTCCTTAGCTCAATAATACAGATTCAGATTTAATAACACAATTATTAAGTCCATATATGAACACATTTGTTGTACAACTGTGTCCTTGAGTTctgaaaaattaaatccaTACATGAAGTCTCGAGTGAGTGGGATCCTAAATCCTTTATCTTGGACCATTGGCTGAGACAATTACTAGGTTGCATGAGGAAGCGTTGGAAGAAAACCCTTGTAAGACTAATACAAAATATGCAGAAGCCACAAACAAGCACAAGTACACTAGCAATTTCAGGAGAAAACCGTAGGATGGTTCATCAAGCCCAATTGGAACTTATAACAAACTATGGGATACGGTTCAAATACCAAAcaaattacatatttttataattcagtAACTCAAACTAAACAAAGAACCACCCCCTATATGAATCCAAATAGGCCAAGTAAACTCAATGGCCTGTCGGATGTTTATGGGGCAAATGATGTGATACAGCACTAGAATTCCTCCTATTTTAGTTTGGCCTGTACCGTCTGTGGttaggtatttttattattattattttctaccAGAAGGGAATCAGTTCATTAATTGGAAGTTTGCCATAAACCTAATAGCCATTGAAGAACTTGTTCTTGGAAAATTCAGCAATTCATTTTGccaaatttgaatgagagaaTTGAATTTCTGCAATAGAATTGAATCCACACCAAGACTTCCAAGCAATAAATATCCAACAATGTGatcaataataaatcataattagaGTCAGAAACACTACTAGCCCCAAATTTCTCCGCTTAAATAGAAAACCAACCATTGAAAAGGAAACCGATCCGACAGAAAGCCGTAGAAATGGAGAAAAGATGCAATGCAGTACACGGAACTTGAATTTCATTCATATGCacaaactaaaagaaaaacccaaatttacgataaaaaaaaaaaaaaaaaaaaaaaaaaaaaaaaaaaaaaaaaNCACATAAATTCATCCAAACAGGAAGTAAAACAAAGTTTTATCTCCTAAAACTCATCAAAACCAACATCGAGCCACAGAAATCCCGTCAATTAGGTCAAATTATGGCATGAAGACGAAGAATCAAAATTCGAATGCTGTAACTTGAATTAATCGAATAGTGTTCAGAATCAAGAAACGGGTAAGAGACAGAGAAATCGAAATTACCATGGCGATTGATTTGATGCAGATCTTGAGAAGTACGAGTAACCTAGAGGAATCAGTAGCGACGGAAGAGGGAAAACAAAATCGGTCCACTTTTAGGCTTCGATTAATATATGGCTTTTACAGTAATTATTGATgtgatttaattatatataatagatttattattttaattaatttcatatagatatttagtttataatttattttaaaatatttatttaaaaaactatatgATATAAGTGtaactctaatttttttaatctaaattatttaataaaatgttataaaaattaaatcaatcaaaatgacattaaaatatgataataaatatggaataaaaaaattgttaaaacttaatttaattgcCATAGGCAACTGAGTTATCAAATTGTTGGGTCGGCTATATTTGAATAGCATAGCATAGATATATTACCATTATATTTACGGGTCTGTCTCCAAAAACCGACCAAAAAAGAATCATTAAATTTACGGGGTCTGTCTCCAAGAACCGACCAAAAAAGAATCATTAAATTTACGGGGTCTGTCTCCTCCAAGAACCGACCAAAAAACAATCATTAAATTTACGGGGTCTGTCTCCAAGAACCGACTAAAAAAGAATCAGTTTCAAGGTTATATTTTGTAATagcaaaataatttttttttttttttttttttttttttttttttttttttttttttNNNttttttttttttttttttgttttttttttgttttgtttttttgtaagTTGCACGAGCacaaacaatatttggatGATATGAACTGACTGAGCTATACTAGCCATTTCCTTTCCTACACATTATCCTTATTGTCAATAGCAAATTTGAACCGGTAATACGAGGATTTATACCGGCCATTTCGTTTCCTACACATTATCCTTATTGTCAATAGCAAATTTGAACCGGTAATACGAGTATTTTCAGTCCTCTGCTGTACTAACTGAGCTATACCGGCCATTTCTGACATTATCTTTTGacattatctttatttattttcattttattttcaggtaacaggaagattttgaagattttgagtCCTCACGCTCTGTTGTTCAAGTCTAACACATGactaaaattgagagaaataattttgtagaaatttgaacttgaaactgatgttatGGATCGAGATTCGTCTTCGCCAATTGAACATTGCTTGTGCGCCAATTGAACATTGCTTGTGCGCCAATTGAACATTGCTTGTGCGCCAATTGAACATTGCTTGTGCGCCAATTGAACATTGCTTGTGCGCCAATTGAACATTGCTTGTGCGCCAATTGAACATTGCTTGTGCGCCAATTGAACATTGCTTGTGCGCCAATTGAACATTGCTTGTGCGCCAATTGAACATTGCTTGTGCGCCAATTGAACATTGCTTGTGCGCCAATTGAACATTGCTTGTGCGCCAATTGAACATTGCTTGTGCGCCAATTGAACATTGCTTGTGCGCCAATTGAACATTGCTTGTGCGCCAATTGAACATTGCTTGTGCGCCAATTGAACATTGCTTGTGCGCCAATTGAACATTGCTTGTGCGGAATCTAAGCTTGTTCGACTACACACGCGGTCTGCacatgcatgttcaatcgtctgcgacacaACTGACTTGTCTTTACACTAAGCCTAGTCATTTGGCTCGACCTTGTCTCTGCTcggggccaaggtctctcaatgcacATGTCATCTCTATCTCCATCGACATGGTTAATATGTCTTGATGTCATCCCGAGTCTTGGGGGGTCGTAGGCCATCACAATTCGCTggtcatgccatcgagaacGGACCCGCGTGTCGATCATCTCATTGGGACTtcccaaacatccatccatctgggttctatcgaggcattaGCCCTCCCGTGCCCGTGTCATGTCATTTACGTATACCATGCTGGATAGGGGGTGTATGTAGGAACCTCCAACACGCGGGTTGGGGCGCAATACCGACACACTCGCCTGGTACTATCCttgaaaaacccatttcaaaaaaaGTCGCTCGAGACACTCTCTCAGCACACTCAATGGCTCACTTAGACCATAGGACCGAGGGGGTGGTGGAGTGCTCTAAGTGACTTTAAGTTGGAAGAATTGTATTGTATGGTGGTGGTGGAATGCTCAAGTGACTTTATGTTGGAAGAATTGTATGGTCTATGATGACGCAAGTCCCATAGTCCCTACGTGCGGTCATAATGTTATGCTATATTTATGTATGCTTTGTGATGATGTATGAAGTCatattatgtatgtatgtgatGTTCTATTATGTCATGATAGGAACAAAATGATGTATGCAATACTATGTCTTGCCATGTGAAGTCATGTTTAGATTACATGATGATGCAAGATGAAAGCCATGACTCATAATTGTATTATATGCTATGATTTTAAACCATGGAACCTCACGCATTTATGTATGTCATGCGTGTCGGGATAATTCTCTGTTATGTTAGTACACatacaatatttatgttttctaTGATATCATGCAAATCTTTCCCGAATCTTTCCCTCTGTGGTGTCCGACGCGTCAATGCTTAGTCTAACAAAGCCAAGCCTAGGGGTATGTTTTCCATGATATCAGTGCATTAAAGTCGGCCATACTATGCCATCATATATGAGTGCGTAGAGGCCAtattatgttgttttaaaggataggtcccatcaagtatatatgtgtttgcattaccCAAACCCAACGGGCCATCACGTATTTAAGAGGTTATGAGTATTTAGGTcccatttaaaatattcaaaccGTAAGTGAACCTACGTAGATTGCAGCTGCTAAGATATAGATGATGGTGATGCACGAATGATGATGAATTCTAGAGTGATCGTGAAAACTAAGATATGGGTGACGGTGAATGTTGTAGGTCATGGAAGACGGACATTGTTTTCGATTCAATTTCGTATTCTAATTTGAACTCGCtagaaagagagaaatgagagttttcaaacccttttttcataaattttttagaagggATAAGTAGCCATGGCCTCTAAATCCAAAGCCCAAGCACCACAAAAACCCCATTACAAATTTACACCAAATCCCTCCAAAATCAACCTACAACATGTCtatacaacaaaaaataagaaacaacaaccggaagaacacgaagaacacgaagaacacgaagaacacaCAAACTCCTCCTCCCCACAAACTCACAGCTTCCCTCCGATCCCTCTTCCAAAATCGTCTCCAATCTCCGCCCATACTTCCCTCCCCGCCTCTCATTCAATACATAAACCGCCGGCGCCACCTCccccttcatcttcatcatcactgCCATCTCACAAAATTTTCCCGTTAATTTTCCCACCAACCAAACAGATTGATTTTCCCGAGAAAATTCACC is drawn from Cucurbita pepo subsp. pepo cultivar mu-cu-16 chromosome LG09, ASM280686v2, whole genome shotgun sequence and contains these coding sequences:
- the LOC111801433 gene encoding signal recognition particle 14 kDa protein-like; translated protein: MVLLQLDPFLNELTSMFERSTEKGSVWVTLKRSSLKSKVQRNKMTTAGQPIEYRCLIRATDGKKTISTSVGAKDHLRFQASYSTILKAHMTALKKRERKDRKKAPEAEKDSKKKPRKV
- the LOC111802398 gene encoding uncharacterized protein LOC111802398, which translates into the protein MSSMMQITATQNSLCPNKSICLVSKSMYPSFLASQTRSAFVNPSANASYLKKGLPVLKYDHRRVGLKHRYTPIASLFGSKGKDSGDGASPWKAFDKVVENFKKGRSVEDILRQQIENKDFYDGGDGGRTPPGGGGGGGSSGGDSSSESEGPSILGILEETMHVVLATIGLVLVYIYIIEGQELVLLVKDYIKYLFGADQSARLKSAMYSWGKFYKRRTRKKPKPDEYWLEKAILNTPTWWDHPDKYRYAIMEYLESQGQLESPASSPSSPSSSSSSSSLSYDDEEYEESNSDDEQF